One genomic window of Opitutia bacterium includes the following:
- the ispH gene encoding 4-hydroxy-3-methylbut-2-enyl diphosphate reductase has translation MPRSFAIRSARGKQPARVAGTVLRCDTRDRKFDAPRGCASVRTVSVAIARLPLLLAFNPSNQLAVAVDGARVRLPFAGDRAAADLTRSFPARTEPAEYFSFTHEGTEWAVSFVQVTTPAAAGDLAFRSIEQLERQGDRLDPLLAAVLPRLEPHLIEIPYLHLGENDYIYRFRVEKDRNRSIYEQDDTARALYQSKLCEAIKALSRTNERSASTPAVLDFGAVHYVIPSHFGFCLGVKNAIERAYESLAENPGRRVFMLSELIHNPFVNEDLLRRGLRYLQTDKGVPFTVSGRPANADQPEPWLWDSLTSEDVVIIPAFGATDEDKKRLIRKGIRVAQYDATCMLVEKVWKAARAFGREGFTVVIHGKSEHEETKATFSNTRRYAPAIIIRSLDEARLLGDYIANPTPEGRAAILKKFEGKTTPDFDPALHLDRVAIVNQTTLLMNETATIIDYFKSIFAAKYGAAAGLEHVGGAGKKDTLCYATQVNQDALARALGEPLDAAFVVGGKNSSNTYQLYRVCEQKLGGRAFFIQSESSIRSRCEIEHYVFPASGHGKGGHTEVHPLWSHADTASKRVLITGGASCPDGLVQQVITRINSFFPATALRSIDDVLADLGK, from the coding sequence ATGCCGCGCAGCTTCGCGATTCGTTCCGCCCGAGGCAAGCAGCCGGCGCGTGTCGCCGGCACAGTTCTCCGCTGCGACACGCGCGACAGGAAGTTTGACGCTCCCCGGGGTTGTGCTTCCGTCAGGACTGTGTCCGTCGCCATCGCCCGCCTCCCTCTCCTTCTCGCGTTCAACCCGAGCAATCAGCTCGCGGTCGCCGTGGACGGCGCGCGCGTGCGCTTGCCCTTCGCCGGTGACCGGGCGGCCGCGGACTTGACCCGCTCCTTCCCGGCCCGCACGGAGCCGGCCGAGTATTTTTCGTTCACGCACGAAGGCACGGAATGGGCCGTATCGTTCGTGCAAGTCACGACTCCCGCGGCGGCCGGCGACCTCGCCTTTCGCTCGATCGAACAACTCGAGCGCCAGGGCGACCGCCTCGATCCGCTGCTCGCCGCCGTGCTGCCGCGGCTCGAGCCGCACCTGATCGAGATTCCCTACCTGCACCTCGGCGAGAACGACTACATCTACCGGTTCCGCGTCGAGAAGGACCGCAACCGCTCGATCTACGAGCAGGACGACACCGCGCGCGCCCTCTACCAGAGCAAGCTGTGCGAAGCCATCAAGGCCCTCTCGCGGACCAACGAGCGCTCGGCCTCCACGCCGGCCGTGCTCGATTTCGGCGCGGTGCACTACGTCATCCCCAGCCATTTCGGTTTCTGCCTCGGCGTGAAAAACGCCATCGAGCGCGCCTATGAATCGCTCGCGGAGAATCCCGGCCGCCGCGTCTTCATGCTGAGCGAGCTGATCCACAATCCGTTCGTGAACGAGGACCTCCTGCGCCGCGGCCTGCGCTACCTGCAAACCGACAAAGGCGTGCCGTTCACCGTCAGCGGCCGACCAGCGAACGCCGATCAGCCTGAGCCGTGGCTGTGGGATTCGCTGACCAGCGAGGACGTCGTGATCATCCCGGCCTTCGGCGCCACCGACGAGGACAAGAAGCGCCTCATCCGCAAAGGCATTCGCGTCGCGCAATACGACGCCACGTGCATGCTCGTGGAAAAGGTCTGGAAAGCGGCCCGTGCATTCGGCCGCGAGGGGTTCACGGTCGTCATCCACGGCAAAAGCGAGCACGAGGAGACGAAGGCGACTTTCTCGAACACCCGCCGCTACGCGCCCGCCATCATCATTCGTTCGCTCGACGAGGCGCGGCTCCTCGGCGACTACATCGCCAACCCCACGCCAGAGGGACGCGCCGCCATTCTCAAGAAATTCGAAGGCAAGACCACGCCCGACTTCGATCCCGCGCTGCACCTCGACCGGGTCGCCATCGTCAACCAGACGACGCTGCTGATGAACGAGACGGCGACCATCATCGACTACTTCAAGTCCATCTTCGCGGCAAAATACGGCGCGGCGGCCGGACTCGAGCACGTCGGCGGCGCAGGCAAGAAGGACACCCTTTGCTACGCGACGCAGGTGAACCAGGACGCCCTCGCCCGCGCGCTGGGCGAGCCGCTCGACGCGGCCTTCGTGGTCGGCGGCAAGAACTCGTCGAACACCTACCAACTCTACCGCGTGTGCGAGCAAAAGCTCGGTGGCCGCGCCTTCTTCATCCAATCGGAGTCCAGCATCCGCTCGCGCTGCGAGATCGAACACTACGTTTTTCCCGCCAGCGGCCACGGCAAAGGCGGACACACGGAAGTGCACCCGCTGTGGTCGCACGCCGATACGGCGTCCAAACGCGTGCTCATCACCGGCGGCGCATCGTGTCCCGACGGACTGGTCCAGCAGGTGATCACACGCATCAACTCCTTCTTCCCGGCCACGGCGTTGCGCTCGATCGACGACGTCCTCGCCGATTTGGGAAAATAA
- the pdxH gene encoding pyridoxamine 5'-phosphate oxidase — MNLQELRRNYASRSLDLPDLNVSPFAQFDLWMREAIETQVLEPNAMSLATADATGRPNLRTVLLKGFDERGFVFYTNYESAKARDLGANPRVALMFPWLPLERQVVVTGGADKIGAAESLKYFLSRPRDSQIGAWASRQSSVITTRALLEQKFAEMKAKFAQGVIPLPTNWGGYRVTPETFEFWQGRPNRLHDRFMYRRQPDGKWTVERLMP, encoded by the coding sequence ATGAACCTGCAGGAACTCCGCCGCAACTACGCGTCGCGCTCGCTCGATCTGCCCGACCTGAACGTCAGTCCGTTCGCGCAGTTCGACCTCTGGATGCGGGAGGCGATCGAGACGCAGGTGCTGGAGCCCAATGCCATGTCACTGGCCACCGCCGACGCGACGGGCCGCCCCAACTTGCGCACCGTCCTGCTGAAGGGTTTCGATGAGCGCGGTTTCGTTTTCTACACCAACTACGAGAGTGCCAAGGCCCGTGATCTCGGGGCGAATCCGCGGGTGGCGTTGATGTTTCCGTGGCTGCCGCTCGAGCGACAGGTCGTCGTCACCGGCGGGGCGGACAAGATCGGCGCGGCGGAGTCGCTGAAGTATTTCCTGTCGCGACCGCGCGACAGCCAGATCGGGGCCTGGGCGTCGCGACAGAGTTCGGTCATCACCACGCGCGCGCTGCTGGAGCAGAAGTTCGCCGAGATGAAGGCGAAGTTTGCACAGGGCGTGATCCCGCTGCCGACGAATTGGGGCGGCTATCGCGTGACGCCGGAGACGTTTGAGTTTTGGCAGGGGCGTCCGAACCGGCTGCACGATCGGTTCATGTATCGACGCCAGCCCGACGGGAAGTGGACGGTCGAGCGGTTGATGCCGTGA
- a CDS encoding DUF5069 domain-containing protein, whose amino-acid sequence MNYSSPDLGQHPPRSPRARLGGYAHLPRLLDKARAQLAGKMGEYNWNCPLDQRFFAFVGVTADALLAAVKEGKGDAEMLEWLSANQQPKRAAWEILAWSQWLESLAPGDVTRHETFAEHIRKMAPKRDDIRTMFDRLELDDYFSFGGKA is encoded by the coding sequence ATGAACTACTCCAGCCCTGACCTTGGCCAACATCCCCCGCGCAGCCCGCGCGCCCGCCTCGGCGGCTATGCGCACCTGCCCCGCCTGCTCGACAAGGCCCGCGCCCAACTCGCCGGCAAGATGGGCGAATACAACTGGAACTGCCCGCTCGACCAGCGCTTCTTCGCTTTCGTCGGCGTCACGGCCGACGCGCTGCTCGCCGCCGTGAAGGAGGGCAAGGGCGACGCCGAGATGCTCGAGTGGCTTTCAGCCAACCAGCAGCCCAAGCGCGCCGCCTGGGAAATTCTCGCCTGGTCGCAATGGCTCGAAAGCCTCGCGCCCGGCGACGTCACACGCCACGAGACATTCGCGGAGCACATCCGGAAGATGGCGCCGAAACGCGACGACATCCGCACGATGTTCGACCGGCTGGAGCTCGACGACTACTTCAGCTTCGGCGGCAAGGCGTGA
- a CDS encoding energy transducer TonB, with protein sequence MHTATMTQRFGVPALVAATFHVVLLFGIRPDVPAIIDRIKLDPPIKLPPMPVELITPKVDPDPAVEAVKPLSKPGPVKPVTEDRSVDVRPDVVVDPFTPPSAKVDVKADKIPKDWGDGTTGAPVVGDPRGPGIFTMEQLDAHPRAKAQIPPEYPFAMRSAGVEGSVTVEFDVDASGRVTSARVLKSSAREFEEPAVRAVLKWRFESGKRHGKPVPFRMVVPIGFTMTDRD encoded by the coding sequence ATGCACACCGCCACCATGACTCAACGCTTCGGCGTTCCCGCGTTAGTCGCAGCGACGTTCCACGTCGTGTTGCTGTTCGGTATCCGTCCGGACGTTCCGGCCATCATCGACCGCATCAAACTCGATCCGCCCATCAAGCTTCCGCCGATGCCGGTCGAGCTGATCACCCCGAAGGTCGACCCCGATCCCGCGGTCGAGGCCGTGAAGCCGCTGAGCAAGCCGGGCCCGGTCAAGCCGGTCACGGAGGACCGCTCCGTCGACGTGCGGCCCGACGTGGTCGTGGATCCGTTCACGCCGCCGTCAGCCAAGGTCGACGTGAAGGCCGATAAAATCCCCAAGGATTGGGGCGATGGCACGACCGGCGCGCCCGTCGTGGGTGATCCCCGTGGGCCGGGCATCTTCACGATGGAGCAGCTCGACGCTCACCCGCGCGCGAAGGCCCAGATCCCGCCCGAGTATCCGTTCGCGATGCGCAGCGCCGGCGTCGAGGGCAGCGTGACGGTGGAGTTCGACGTGGATGCCAGCGGACGGGTGACGTCTGCGCGGGTCTTGAAGAGCTCCGCGCGCGAGTTCGAGGAGCCGGCGGTGCGCGCGGTGTTGAAGTGGCGCTTCGAGTCCGGGAAGCGCCACGGCAAGCCGGTGCCGTTCCGGATGGTCGTGCCGATCGGGTTTACGATGACCGATCGCGACTGA
- a CDS encoding response regulator, with translation MPAAHILAVDDEPEILDLIAYQLRKAGHSVATAGNGWEALAEVRRQRPDLILLDLMLPDLDGFGVCEILRRDAATATIPIVIISAWASADSRHLGLELGALDYLTKPFSPHELVQRVNRLTEVRADRAAN, from the coding sequence ATGCCCGCCGCCCACATCCTCGCCGTCGACGACGAACCGGAAATCCTCGATCTGATCGCCTATCAGCTCCGCAAGGCCGGCCACTCGGTGGCGACCGCCGGCAACGGCTGGGAAGCGCTCGCCGAAGTGCGGCGCCAGCGCCCTGACCTCATTCTCCTCGACCTGATGCTGCCGGACCTCGACGGCTTCGGCGTCTGCGAAATTCTCCGCCGCGACGCCGCGACGGCGACGATTCCCATTGTGATCATTTCCGCGTGGGCCTCGGCCGACTCGCGTCACCTCGGCCTCGAACTCGGCGCCCTCGATTACCTGACCAAGCCGTTCAGCCCGCACGAGCTGGTGCAGCGCGTGAATCGCCTCACCGAGGTCCGTGCGGACCGAGCGGCAAACTGA
- a CDS encoding PaaI family thioesterase, which produces MSEPSLQDRYSPQSICFGCGPANPKGLHIQSHVRGSEVVATWTPEKHHEAFPGVLNGGIIGSLLDCHCNWTAAWHLMQQGKLEKPPCCVTADYAIKMMRPTPTDGPVELTARVVESTADRAVVEGVLTAGGKPRATCRGTFVAVQPGHPAYHRW; this is translated from the coding sequence ATGTCCGAGCCTTCGCTGCAAGACCGATACTCCCCGCAAAGCATCTGTTTCGGCTGCGGCCCCGCCAACCCCAAGGGCCTGCACATCCAAAGCCACGTGCGCGGCAGCGAGGTCGTCGCGACCTGGACGCCCGAGAAGCACCACGAAGCTTTCCCCGGCGTGCTCAACGGCGGCATCATCGGCTCGCTGCTCGACTGCCACTGCAACTGGACCGCTGCCTGGCATCTCATGCAGCAGGGCAAGCTCGAGAAACCGCCGTGCTGCGTCACCGCCGACTACGCGATCAAGATGATGCGCCCCACCCCGACCGATGGCCCCGTCGAGCTCACCGCGCGCGTCGTCGAGTCCACCGCGGACCGCGCCGTTGTCGAGGGCGTGCTCACCGCCGGCGGCAAACCGCGCGCCACCTGCCGCGGCACCTTCGTCGCCGTGCAGCCGGGACATCCCGCGTATCACCGCTGGTAA
- a CDS encoding DUF4442 domain-containing protein, which produces MKPTDLAFSQALGLVAAPAGAEHLLELPFAPLVQNHVGTTHAAAQFALAEAASAACLQRDFPALDGKVFAVVRGVQLKYRKAGTGDLLAFARPDDLTRANLVRDLETKTRTAATVLVELKDRAGNVTFAGSFDWFIARAEAAP; this is translated from the coding sequence GTGAAACCCACCGACCTCGCGTTCAGCCAAGCGCTCGGCCTCGTCGCCGCGCCCGCCGGCGCCGAGCACCTGCTCGAGCTGCCGTTCGCGCCGCTCGTGCAGAACCACGTGGGCACGACGCACGCCGCCGCGCAGTTCGCGCTCGCCGAGGCCGCCAGCGCCGCGTGCCTGCAGCGCGACTTTCCCGCGCTCGACGGCAAGGTCTTCGCCGTCGTCCGCGGCGTGCAGCTCAAATACCGCAAGGCCGGCACCGGCGATCTCCTCGCCTTCGCCCGGCCCGACGACCTCACTCGCGCCAACCTCGTCCGCGATCTCGAAACCAAGACCCGCACCGCGGCGACCGTGCTCGTCGAACTGAAGGACCGCGCCGGCAACGTGACCTTCGCCGGCAGTTTCGATTGGTTCATCGCCCGCGCCGAGGCGGCACCGTGA
- a CDS encoding AAA family ATPase: MARKIAFINYKGGVGKTSLIVNTAAALAQRGMRVLLVDFDTQSNASIWLLKLDRWNKINASGVGAIYSIFDPGTARVRDLIIKSVVEGKEGEKLLPGLDLIPTTFNLVDLEGEYKPDPKRPSYAIFQEQLAEVEKDYDVILFDCPPNILRASQNAIFCANEIYVPSNPDALSLIGFTLLVEKLMRFQQSSASFRTAAMGPSAQVYGIVFNAIKTNVDIEVPKMRMQLRLNQFKAQKRGCAPSAKIFSTQIRDAIVVRRAVTLGLPVALVGSEGTETDSVTNDYRQLAAEIVGHAPAT, translated from the coding sequence ATGGCCCGCAAAATCGCATTCATTAATTACAAGGGCGGCGTCGGCAAAACCTCCCTGATCGTCAACACCGCCGCCGCGCTCGCGCAACGCGGGATGCGGGTCCTGCTGGTGGACTTCGACACGCAATCGAACGCGAGCATCTGGCTGTTGAAGCTCGATCGCTGGAACAAGATCAACGCCAGCGGCGTGGGCGCGATCTATTCGATTTTCGATCCCGGCACCGCGCGGGTGCGCGACTTGATCATCAAGAGCGTCGTCGAGGGCAAGGAGGGCGAGAAGCTCCTGCCGGGCCTCGATCTGATTCCGACGACGTTCAACCTCGTCGATCTCGAGGGCGAATATAAGCCCGATCCGAAGCGGCCGAGCTACGCGATCTTCCAGGAGCAGCTGGCCGAGGTGGAGAAGGACTACGATGTCATCCTCTTCGATTGCCCGCCGAACATCCTGCGCGCGTCGCAAAACGCCATTTTCTGCGCGAACGAGATCTACGTGCCGTCGAATCCCGACGCGCTGTCGCTGATTGGTTTCACGCTGCTCGTGGAGAAACTCATGCGCTTCCAGCAGAGTTCGGCGAGCTTCCGCACCGCGGCGATGGGGCCCTCGGCGCAGGTCTACGGCATCGTGTTCAACGCGATCAAGACGAACGTCGACATCGAGGTGCCGAAGATGCGAATGCAGCTCCGCCTGAATCAATTCAAGGCGCAGAAACGCGGCTGCGCGCCGAGTGCGAAGATTTTCTCCACGCAAATTCGCGACGCGATCGTCGTGCGACGCGCCGTGACGCTCGGCCTGCCGGTCGCGCTCGTCGGCTCCGAGGGCACGGAGACCGACAGCGTCACGAACGACTACCGCCAGCTCGCCGCCGAAATCGTCGGGCACGCGCCCGCAACCTGA
- a CDS encoding response regulator: MAPTSFAQTADGHLWIGSYSNLTRFDGMRFEVIAPPDAPALHDGMVLHMLVARDGALWLAGNRGLGRMHDGKWRWYGAEQGIPMEPSHSLVELNGQILVTFGGKAFTCADGEHFRELPLPDIGPRTIQGSALATDDEGNLWLTQPQRICLWRNGKWDVIFSSDDPREQLGGIAASARGGVWIAIRGRIVRWRGGGVVEDFPRPEFLPPDYIRLLEDSRGRLWIASSTRGAYARLAPNRWLRVTMEEGLENDAVQAVFEDSAHNIWLGTNGGGLTRLRPNRVLTLGRQAGLKQPVVNSVLETAPGEFLVATHGGGVVLLRDGVFQPAPAPLGERFRPTGSWPMTLERDARGHIWAGTFGEGALEVSDSDTLLHPRSGTGDEVVYGLHAARDGSLWIVTNTGVARERAGQFRIYTPEEGVPATRFHALAEDVDGTIWAASRRAGLFAFKADQVRHETVADRVAGVEAVHCDAAGRLWVAWEDGGLVVRANGAWHRVTSASGLPPAIAQMIFHDDDGNIWAGTDRGLLRITRQSVERWLGGGAPALDFVLIDQTDGLPFALRDGVSPLWRRTSDGRFVIATMRGVTFLEPRQRFEAVPMPPTFLTGLEVDGVSQPIARVEKVSLPAGTRRVSVSFSAVNLTDAETLRFEYSLDGGRNEWRDAGPNRRVDLFELAPGRYRFAVRAVGRDGRRGPAAEIPVLELAPHVWETLWFRYGGVVLLATLVGAGAWMAQSLRLRRQRERLEHERLVAEAQARAEHERREKEAAAAASTAKSDFLATVSHEIRTPLNGIVGSADLLADTTLDATQREFLDALRVSAGGLLTLLNDVLDFSKIEAGHVTLAQESFEPRQPVIDAIETLHAKALEKELELVLVLAPDLPGMVVGDAGRLRQVLLNLISNAIKFTDRGHIVVRVSREPGAAAGSERMRFSVEDTGIGIAPEAQERLFDKFTQQDASSTRRYGGTGLGLAICKHLVGLMGGRIEIVSERARGSTFAFVIDLPVELPAVAMSSRGWRVLAIDDLPAAAEAIAAIGIRTGVEVVTAGSVAEARERLRGGGFTALLIDLSVAVLERTALLEWRQNDPTKLPVILAAPWGFELEDAAELAPAGLVRKPLLHPEYLVEELSRLRRPARAPVVRTETVPLKLAPRAILLVEDDEVNRYIAKSMLESLGCTVDVAANGDEAITRTAQKRYDLVFMDCRMPVRDGYEATAAIRRRDGSRTPPIVALTANSSTEDRTRCESLGMAGFLSKPVRKHELACAVEKFSRPRN; this comes from the coding sequence GTGGCGCCGACCTCTTTCGCCCAAACGGCGGACGGCCACTTGTGGATCGGTTCGTATTCGAATCTCACTCGCTTCGATGGCATGCGGTTCGAGGTGATTGCGCCGCCGGATGCGCCGGCGCTGCACGACGGCATGGTGCTGCACATGCTGGTGGCGCGTGATGGCGCTCTCTGGCTCGCGGGCAATCGCGGCTTGGGGCGCATGCACGATGGGAAATGGCGCTGGTATGGCGCCGAGCAGGGCATCCCCATGGAGCCCTCGCACTCCCTCGTCGAGTTGAACGGCCAGATTCTCGTCACGTTCGGTGGCAAGGCATTCACCTGCGCCGACGGGGAGCACTTCCGCGAGTTGCCTTTGCCGGACATCGGGCCGCGGACGATTCAAGGGTCGGCGTTGGCGACCGACGACGAGGGGAATCTCTGGCTCACGCAGCCGCAACGCATCTGTCTGTGGCGAAACGGCAAGTGGGACGTCATCTTCAGTTCCGACGATCCGCGCGAGCAATTGGGCGGCATCGCGGCCTCCGCTCGAGGCGGCGTCTGGATCGCGATTCGCGGCCGGATTGTCCGCTGGCGCGGCGGCGGTGTGGTGGAGGATTTTCCTCGGCCCGAGTTTCTGCCGCCGGATTACATCCGTCTGCTGGAGGACTCGCGCGGACGGCTCTGGATCGCCAGTTCCACCCGCGGTGCCTACGCCCGGCTGGCGCCCAACCGATGGCTTCGTGTCACGATGGAAGAGGGGCTCGAGAACGACGCCGTGCAGGCTGTCTTCGAGGATAGCGCACACAACATCTGGCTCGGAACCAACGGCGGTGGGCTGACTCGCTTGCGACCGAACCGTGTGCTCACACTCGGACGGCAGGCCGGCTTGAAGCAGCCGGTCGTCAACAGCGTGCTCGAAACCGCACCGGGCGAGTTCCTCGTCGCGACGCACGGCGGCGGCGTGGTGTTGTTGCGCGACGGCGTGTTTCAACCGGCGCCCGCGCCCTTGGGCGAGCGGTTCCGGCCGACCGGCTCATGGCCGATGACACTGGAGCGTGACGCGCGGGGACACATCTGGGCGGGCACATTTGGTGAAGGTGCGTTGGAAGTCAGCGACTCCGACACGTTGCTCCATCCGCGTTCGGGCACCGGCGACGAAGTCGTCTACGGTCTCCACGCGGCGCGCGACGGTTCGCTCTGGATTGTGACCAACACCGGCGTCGCGCGCGAGCGCGCCGGACAGTTTCGCATCTACACGCCGGAGGAAGGCGTGCCGGCCACGCGTTTTCACGCGCTCGCGGAAGATGTGGACGGGACGATCTGGGCGGCGAGCCGCCGCGCGGGGCTGTTTGCGTTCAAGGCGGATCAAGTGCGCCACGAGACGGTGGCGGATCGCGTGGCTGGCGTTGAGGCCGTGCATTGCGATGCGGCGGGCCGGCTGTGGGTGGCGTGGGAGGACGGCGGCTTGGTCGTGCGCGCGAATGGCGCGTGGCATCGCGTCACCAGTGCGTCGGGTCTCCCTCCGGCAATCGCCCAAATGATCTTCCACGATGACGATGGCAACATTTGGGCCGGCACGGACCGCGGGCTGTTGCGCATCACGCGCCAATCGGTGGAGCGGTGGCTGGGCGGGGGAGCCCCCGCCTTGGACTTCGTGCTCATCGACCAGACCGACGGACTGCCGTTCGCGCTGCGCGATGGCGTTTCGCCGCTGTGGCGGCGCACGAGTGACGGGCGCTTCGTCATCGCGACAATGCGCGGCGTGACGTTCCTCGAACCGCGGCAGCGATTCGAGGCGGTGCCGATGCCACCGACTTTTCTCACTGGTTTGGAGGTCGACGGTGTTTCGCAGCCGATCGCGCGGGTGGAGAAGGTTTCGCTGCCGGCCGGCACGCGCCGCGTGTCGGTGAGTTTTTCCGCCGTCAACCTCACCGACGCGGAGACGCTGCGGTTCGAATATTCGCTCGATGGCGGACGCAACGAGTGGCGCGATGCCGGACCGAATCGCCGGGTGGATCTGTTTGAACTCGCGCCCGGCCGCTACCGGTTCGCCGTGCGCGCGGTCGGCCGCGATGGACGCCGTGGGCCGGCCGCCGAGATTCCCGTGCTCGAGCTGGCGCCGCATGTCTGGGAGACGCTCTGGTTTCGCTACGGCGGTGTTGTGCTGCTCGCCACTCTGGTGGGCGCCGGGGCGTGGATGGCGCAGAGCCTGCGACTGCGCCGGCAACGCGAACGTCTCGAGCACGAGCGGCTCGTCGCAGAGGCCCAGGCGCGGGCCGAGCACGAACGACGGGAGAAGGAAGCAGCGGCCGCCGCCAGCACGGCCAAGAGTGACTTCCTCGCCACCGTCAGTCACGAGATCCGGACGCCGCTGAACGGCATTGTCGGCTCGGCCGATCTGCTCGCTGACACCACGCTCGATGCCACTCAGCGGGAGTTTCTCGATGCGTTGCGGGTCAGCGCGGGCGGACTGTTGACGCTGTTGAACGACGTGCTGGATTTCTCGAAAATCGAGGCGGGGCACGTGACCCTCGCGCAGGAGTCGTTCGAGCCGCGCCAGCCGGTGATCGATGCGATCGAGACCTTGCACGCCAAGGCGCTGGAGAAGGAACTCGAACTCGTCCTGGTGCTGGCGCCGGATCTGCCGGGGATGGTCGTAGGTGACGCGGGACGGTTGCGCCAAGTGCTGCTCAATCTCATTTCCAACGCGATCAAGTTCACCGACCGCGGGCATATCGTGGTGCGCGTGAGCCGTGAGCCGGGAGCGGCCGCCGGTTCGGAGCGCATGCGATTTTCGGTGGAGGATACCGGAATCGGAATCGCACCCGAGGCGCAGGAGCGCCTCTTCGACAAGTTCACCCAACAAGACGCGTCGTCGACGCGCCGCTATGGCGGAACCGGGCTCGGCCTCGCCATCTGCAAGCACCTCGTTGGACTCATGGGCGGGAGGATCGAAATCGTCAGCGAGCGGGCACGCGGTTCGACATTCGCCTTCGTGATCGATCTGCCGGTGGAATTGCCCGCGGTGGCGATGTCGTCACGAGGCTGGCGCGTGCTCGCGATCGACGATTTGCCGGCGGCCGCGGAGGCGATTGCGGCGATCGGGATTCGAACCGGGGTGGAGGTCGTGACCGCCGGCAGCGTGGCGGAAGCGCGCGAGCGGCTCCGGGGCGGCGGGTTCACCGCGCTGTTGATCGATCTCTCGGTTGCGGTGCTCGAGCGCACGGCGCTTCTGGAGTGGCGGCAGAACGATCCGACAAAGCTCCCGGTGATTCTCGCAGCCCCCTGGGGGTTCGAGCTCGAGGACGCCGCCGAACTCGCGCCTGCCGGCCTCGTTCGCAAGCCGTTGTTGCATCCTGAATACTTGGTCGAGGAACTCAGCCGTCTGCGCCGCCCGGCGCGGGCGCCGGTTGTGCGGACGGAGACGGTCCCGCTGAAACTCGCTCCGCGTGCGATCCTGCTGGTCGAGGACGATGAGGTGAATCGCTACATCGCGAAGTCGATGCTCGAGTCGCTCGGCTGCACGGTGGATGTCGCCGCCAATGGCGACGAGGCGATCACTCGCACGGCCCAGAAGCGCTACGACCTCGTGTTCATGGATTGCCGCATGCCGGTGCGGGACGGCTACGAGGCGACGGCGGCGATCCGGCGGCGGGACGGTTCGCGGACGCCGCCGATTGTGGCGCTGACCGCCAACAGCAGCACCGAGGACCGGACGCGTTGCGAATCGCTCGGCATGGCGGGATTCCTTTCCAAGCCGGTGCGCAAGCACGAGCTCGCGTGCGCCGTCGAGAAATTCTCCCGCCCGCGCAACTGA